Part of the Hemiscyllium ocellatum isolate sHemOce1 chromosome 48, sHemOce1.pat.X.cur, whole genome shotgun sequence genome, ATGACTCAAGAAATGTACTTGATTTTATCCTGCAATTTGTTCCATGCCAATATTATTTGCACACTGGGTTTTGTGGTCATCTTAGAATAGGCAGAAAGCCCATTAGAATTCAATatgctcagagggtggtgaattatTGACTTTGCCAGAATGTTGTGGAAGGTGACATGTGGATCATAATATGAAGGGATTTATGGATAGTGCAGGTAAGTCACTGACTGTAAATGGCTATCCATGATCAGTTGTAGAATTGGCTTGAGCAGGTTGCCCCTGCTCCTCAGTTCTTATGGAGGTCGACCTTGACTCAATTGTTCATCATGTTTCATTTCTAAATTGCAGAATATTAGTTAATATCAGCAAACTGAAAAGCTTGATGGATATGAGGGCAATGATGATCAAGTATTGTAAACATCCCTTAGTGAATAaaccaaattttaaaatgtaaattaatCACTGGTGTCCAGGTTTCATTCCAAGGGCTGTTGGTTTGTACATCTGGACCTTCACACGGTGCATGAATTATGTTATGAGTTCATTGATACTTCTGGGTGGTATTGTTGTGAAAGATGAAAACGTTAAACTGAGGAACTGTAAGCCCCATATGGCTCTGGGAAAAACTTGTATGGTAACTTGAGACAAGAAACAAATCATTTTCTTTGAGGATCGTATATATCAGTATTACACAAAGTGTTTTAAACTGGTCATGATCAGTGGAATTACATAATGGCTATTGTGTTTGCTCCAAAGCAATGTGATTTTGTGCCATCCTGAAGTGGAGGAATGTAATAGAGATGGTAGTTGACTGTTCTTGAATGTCATTTGTTTCAATATGTTAGGCTTTTTCCCTGTTTTTCAGCTTTGTCTTGATAACAACCTCCTAATGGATATTTGAAATCATATGATGACAATGAGGGTTTATGAATCACTTCTGCAAGGGATTTTAAACAACACTCTAGTATTCAATACATTGATACAAGAAAAGAACCCTCTGCTAGCAGAACCAGTGAAGATGCTCAATCAGACTTAGTGAAGCAAGTGATTTGGTTGATATCATAATCACTAAAATAACAGATGACAATTTTCCACCTGATGTATGCTGTTTTTAGTCTGTTGAATATCATTTCAAAAGACCATGAAGTTCTGTCCGTGTTGTCTCCTGGCATTGTGCAACACACAATGATATGCCAGATATGATTGCAGGCTCACTGCTAATCAAATTTAGTTTTCAAACTTGTTCCATGTGTACTGTAAGGTCACCTTTGTCATGAAAAGGGACAGGAGAAGGAGTCAACAGTGTGTTGCGCACCCACACAGATAGATACAACCACCCATGTGGTGATCCTTTTGTACAAATTGTTGCAATTgacctgagaatgcaatttttgaTTTACATATGGAAGACATAAACCCATCATTGTCATTCTCGACAGACTTAATGAAATTACTTTGGAATGATTATTTTCTAGGATATCATACTTTAAATGTTTGCTATCCATACTATATCTGTGTTAAaattgtgcttccaattcaacttGGGGTGGTGTACTTTTTCACTCAGTCTCCAAATCATTGGAGACTGCATCTGGTGAATGTTGACAATCTTAGACTCACATTCCAAAACAATGTACCACAGTTACAACAGCAATTCTGACGACCTCCGTTGTCTTGATACTGGGGCTGAAGGATCCACATGTGGACACCCCTTCCTCAGTTATATCACCAAACACATCCAGTGATAGTCAAAATTTATTTGTGGCAGCATGGGCAAGATCACAACAATTATTCCTTCACTTAAAACACATGCTCAATTTTACCAACTGTCATTGCACCAGCTCGTCAACATTCCCAGCCATTTAAGATAATATTTGTGCACTGGATGGATCCATTGTCCACAACCCTCCCTTCACCAATTGTTATTAAACAAGCAAGCTGTGCTGGATTGTTTCCAATCCTTGCAGCACTGCCAAGCTTCCCCACCCAAACACTGTGCACAACTTAAACTTAAACTTTACACTAGGTCTTAAAATAATCTTCCTAAATACCCCATTCATCATTTACTTAACCAGGCAACTGCTAAAGGACCGACAGACAGATGACAGTCAAAAAGCACTCAATACCTTTTGGGCTGATATTAGGGCACACATACAAGACAATGCTCAAACCTAAACATGAGTTCACAGTCTCCATGTTGTTTTTATAGTGATTTCAAATCCTGTGGGGACAATTGAAGTTCACTCCCGCATTAGGAGGATATTACACTTCAGCCTTCATTTCAGACAGACTGCAATTTGGTGACCAGACATGCCTGCACATATTGCAGATGTAAAATGTAAGACAAATTCCACTGATCCAGTCTACACCTAACACTTCAACGATATGATAAACTCGCATTGGGATCACAACTCAGTTTTACTCTTGGCCCCATCTCAGACCAGTCAGACCCACAGCACTGCAGCTCCTTCAAGTGCACTCCAAGGTTGCAAGCTAACATCCCCAACAATCTGTACTCCTTGCTCAATTCAAAAATATGAGCTGACATGAACATAATTTCAGTAGTATCACAGTAAAACTGATACCTTGTCTTAAGGTTGTGCCCAATTCATCATGTAGACCCCAGAACTGCAATAATCCTCGATTCTAATCTGCATTACAAGTCACATTTCTGTCTGTTCATTAACAGCATTTATTAAACAAGAGTTTGGATGATTTAGGATATCCAATTTCCCACAACTGAAATAGTGATGCGAAACTTAACATGCCTTCTTGAGGATGGAATGTTCatgaagatgctggaaaaactcatcatTTCCACAAAACATGACAAGAGGATCTTCTCTGCCCACCCAAGACGACAAATTATGCTCTCATTTGAGAACTATTTCTATTCAACACTACCTGGTAGGTTTCAGGAACGTTGTCCTTGATGGCATCACCATTTTGACAAAAGCATGACATTTGTGTCAAGACTGAAGTCAAATGGAAATTAAAATACAATCTAGCCAAATTATATCAAAAAGCAAccatttcacagtaaatatcaaCACAAAACCATTATTGAATACAGTGTATCATTTATTTTTAATCCTTTTAAAATTgttataaaaatattttaaatattttagacTGTACAAGACTTAAATTACATGCTGAGCTCAATAACTTACATTTTAAAGTACAAGTGAGGAACTTCAGAGGCCAGCACATCTTGCACAATGTGCTAACAAAAATTCACAACTCTTTGCTCATGATTCCTTCCCCCAACAAGGACACAAGAGCAGGTCCCTCTTGGACACACCAATTGAACAGTTGGGTGAACCTAATGCACTGAATTCCTCTTCCACCAACCAACTAACTTCACATTTCTATAACATACACCTATGCCATTAACTGTTGCGCACTCTCCACACATCTGCCCTCTGAACTACACCCTGCATTCTTCCCTTACCACATTTGAACACATGCTTTTCCCTCATTCCAATCATTATACCAAACCTCAAATCATAGACCAGAAACTTTGTAGTGTTCACAACAATATGCAGATTTACAATATGTACACTGCAATCAAAACACAGCTGCAATGGTTGTCCAATGAACTTGCTATCCATCCTAAACCTCTGATCACACTGCCACCATGATTCTCTTCAAGAGCATTACTTGCCTAACATCTTCACCAAAGTTCAGCATTGGCCACTGACTATAAGCAAACAATATCTAACCAAGAATTATGCTCCTCATTCTATACCTGTCCAATTCCCATGAAGGTCTCCATGACTGGTTACCATTTGACAACCACTCATCACTGACTGAAACCTCAGCACTGTCTGTCAAACATGCACTTTGTAACCAAATCAAATGTGGTTTTCAAACACGTCTCAAACCAAATCCTGGATAGGTTTGTACACAGACCACCTAAAATCTTTGCAGTTGAGTTGTTTCGAAAATTCTGTGTGCACTTAGACAAAAACCCAGCCAACTCTACATGAAACTGATGAAAAAGCCATAAGGTTGTCTCTATTCTGGAACTATGTATCAAAGTTGCACTTGTCCTTGACACCAATGAGCAGCAACTGGTGGGCATTCTAACAAGATCACCCAGCAAGGCACCCTGAGCAGGTGATAATCAGAAGACCCCACTAACAGACCACTCACTTCATTCCCAAATCAAGAGAACCAATAACCTTGTGGTGTGAAAATAACCATTTGTTTCAGCATCACATGCTGTGGTCTTCACACTGCGACGATTTTGACTCAGCGCAATGCCCATCTTTGAACTTTAACACCAAGAATAATCTGTTAGCTTCACTGCAGCCGCTTCTGGTCCACTCCTAAATTCAACTCAGAAAAAAATGGAGCAGAATTAGATGAGGAACATACCATAAGATGCAGCAACAGAATCCATGGATACACAACATAACATGGGTAGACATAACCAATGCAGACAGTTATCACAAGCATTAAACACATTGTTTCATGATTCAGAGAAAGCACATAATTGGAAACAGAACTTCCAGTCTGTTTCTAAACTACTCTGCTTCATCAGTTCAATATGATCACATAGTCATGGTGATCAGATTACAGAAAAAGACTGCAACTAGAACAAATCAGCCTGGACATGAATAATCCACATAGTTGAACTACCACCCCCCAAATAACCCACAGATGGGAGTTGAACACACCAGGTGAGTTCACTTGTACTCACACCAATAGTGACACAAAGCAGACAACCACTGCTCTGAACCTCAAAAGCTCACcattaagacataggagtggaagtaaggccattcggcccatcgagtccactccaccattcaatcatggctgatgggcatgtCAACTCCACtaacccacattctccccatagcccttaaattCTTAATGTCACAATGtcacaatctctgccttgaagacatttagcgtcccggcctccactgcactctggctgaagaatgcaatgaattccacaggcccaccactctctggctgcagaaacatcttcgcatttctgttctgaatttgccccctctaattctaaggctgtgtccatgggtcctagtctcttgtTGGCAGTTCATTTCAAAATCAGTAATCTCAGCCAGTCCTGACCCAATTAACAGCAAGACTAGCTGAAGACTTGACGACAACTTCATCTTCATGCTTTCACTTTATGAAAACTATTAGATTTAGGGCCAATTCAACAAAACCCTCAACAAGTTGTTACATTTAACTTACGTGATACTGCAGCAGCCACTGTGAATCACACCAATCACCACAAAGCAGCAAACAGACCCTCATTTGGGGAGTCACTCATCCTGTTCACGGTTTAACACCAAGTCTGGTGACAAAGATGGTCAGTACAGTGTATATAGACATTGCGTTAAGTTAATGCATTACGTTTTGGGCATTTCTGCAGTACGCAATCTGATTTGTTAATCTTTTCAAAGCAGGTTGTATCTTGCAGAGTATATACATAGTCTTCATTGACGCCATAATTCAGTGTTTGTTTATCATTTGTCCTATTTACACAAAAGATGAGGTAGCCTTATGCCAAGTGGAAATCCAACCATTGCTCACACCGAGGACTCCTCTGGATTCGCATCAGGCAACATCTGACGTTGCTTCAACTTCTTCCTTAATTCTTCAGAGAACGGGTCCACACCATCCTCTCCTAGATGCAGTCGGATATAACCATTTGTATTTGCACCACGAATGTTTGCCAGATTGAGACGGGTGGGTGACTGGACAGCCGTGGGTAGGGGCTGTCCAGGAATTCCATTAGCAGTGCCATTGTGAGATGGTGAGCTCCCATTCTGGCACAGGGCATGGCCAGGTACAATTTTCAGGGAGCCATCAGAGTAATAATATGAAGGTGACTCCCACAGCTTTTCATCAGAGTTTGATGTCTGACTAGGTATGAACTTGGTACCCTTGGGAATCTCTTTTGGCAGGATACGCTCTGTCGGGTAAGCATGAACACACTCtacttccttggtcacctctgGTTTCTCCAGCCGCTCCCGAAGCTTGCGGTTCAGGTAGATAACTGCTCCCAGCAAGCAGAGGCAAACCACTCCCAGGACAAACACACTAAGCCAAACCAATCCAAAATTGCTCACTGCTGCTTTGCTTTCCAGTGTCATGGCAGGATTGGGTACCACATTGAGCAAGTATTTTCCCACCAAATATGGCTCATGTTTCTCAAAAGAGAAACACAAATAAATGCCACCTTGTTGAATCTGTATGTCTGATATTAACAGAGATGTGGACTGGACTTCATAGTTGTCGTAAGATACGTCAGCAAGATCTTGCTCTTCAAATTTCCACTTGGGCACAGCCAGGTTGGAGATGAGTTGGCATGGCAAAAGGATGGTAGTGCCAGCTACAACAGTCAGGTTCTTGATTTTCACCACACCTACAAGGGCATGATCAGGATAAAAACAGAACAGTCAACCTCACCTTAGTCACAGCAACAGGGCTCAGACAGTCATTCAATGAGAACACATGGATTTACTAAAATGCTTTACATTTCTGTGCTATCTGTGCACCCTAAACACAAACATTTTAAATAGATAATTAGCTACTTAATTCTCTCCTCCAATTACAGAATAGCTACTCATTCTAAAAATACAAGCTGCTAATGAGCACATCCCCCACAGAATTTTAGACAGCCAATACATGCACATGACGAAACTAGCTCCACTTCATCATGATACAGTGGTCCACTTCAAGTCCATATGAAAGCACATGAAGTTCTCATTTCATGTGTCAAAAACTATATCAACAACTTGATCCTCATGTCCACTTGTATTTGAACACCTAACATTCAGACAGGTAAAAGGACAACATGAGCAGAAACAGTGCAAAAGACTCTTCAACCAGTGTGAAAGGTCCTTTGAATTTCAGTTATTTACCATGGACAAAAATGTAGTGTGAATTGGATGTACACAGTTAACCAAATTATACAAGTTTGGCAGTGCACATGAGCAACAATTGAGATTCTCAGCATACACACCAATTGCTCTAGACCAGAAGTACAAATAAAGCTTCTGATGTTAAGCCAGTCAGAGTAGCTGCACAAGTCTCATCAGAACAAGACTTCAGACAAAAACATGCACGCTTCTCTTTATCATTGACACCAAAAGAGCTGCCAGTGCAGGCAGAGGAAACAAGAGCACATCAAATAGACCCCATCCATCTGCATGGAGGATGATAAAGCATCATTTCTTCAGGTTGTATCTGAGCGCACTGAATGCAACTTCCCTGTTCATCTGCCTAATGCCATCAATATCATGAAAAACCATTGAAAACTGTCCACGTCTCTCAGTTGTGTTACCTGGAGGATGACGACACAGCGTGACATCAGcaaaaccaacatcctgtaccatttcaagaaatctgtaagaaacaaaataaattgtcTGGAATTACCCTTGACCAAAATACATAAAACACAGTCCATAATGATtctggtccacagattcaacatGAGCTGAATCACATCCGGTGGAACGTTGAAATCTCAGCATGCTGAACCTCCACAGCAGACATACTTTTAACCTCAATTCATTTATGGGCAGTTCGACTTGATTTGTCAGCACCACTCTACATTTCATGTGCTTCTCAGAGTTCGACAATTGAGAAGTTGAGTAATCACCAATGCAGCTGCAAGCCTCCAACTTGATACAAAACATTTATGAACTCCATTCCTTGAAATAGAGCAGGGTCTGAGGGGTGGAGGCCACATTGAAACTACACAGTACAACTCAAAGATTTTCACATAAAGTACAGCTTCCTGTTATGTGGAGCCCATCATCCTTGGGCACCCAGGAGTGCAACATGGGCTCCCATTTATCCCAATTCCTAGGCATTTTCCATCATCAGCCCAAACCCAAATCAAAAGCCCCAGAAGGATTACATTTTAGACCTGGGCACATTAGCTATTTGAGTTAAAAGGTACCAGTTGTACACTAAGAAAAACAAACAAGTCTATCACAACACAAGACTCAATCCTTACCCAGGTGATTCATCAACGCTCATGCATCCCCACTTTGTCCAGGCACAGTATGGGTCCCTTGCCAAGATGCAATCCACACAGCTTCTGTACTTCTCACAGTCTGCAAACGGCACCTGAACAACCTGACTACGAGATCCAGCAAACAGCAGTTTCTGTAGCAAAGAAGGGGAGAAGAATGAACTTCCTGCCCACTCTGAATGCCAACTTTAGGGCAGACATTTCAAGGTCTTTCACAGCATTTCCAACAAAAGTGGCTGTTGAAGAGTGAAACAATGCAGATTCAAGGACTCAGGAGAAACATTAagcaacacacaaaaaaaaagagtaCTAGCACTCTCCACACATGAACAGCATCTTAGGGAATGCTCAACAGGAACTGTGGGGAAATGGCAATCACTTAAAACAATTTCAAACTACAGTCAAGAAATTAAACATTGACATATAGCAGGACTTCACATAGTTAATTGATGGCAGGATGTATGTTTGGAGTTACAGAACTTCAGAATCCACAGGTCCTCTTGGTCAAGTTCAGTGTTATCTAACACAGTAAGTTTCATCAGCCAAGCATCTTTGGAACAATTAGTTTGGCCAACAGGGCAAGGAATAAGACCTACCAAGTTTTCTTAAaactctgcacaacagcagtaccTTCTACCATTCTCAAAGGTAGATAGCATTGCCCGGTTTACCAAGTGGTGCCCTTCAAGTCCATCTCTCATCTGTGGTATGATCTACTGTTAATACTGTGATCTTGACAAAGCAGAGTAATAACATTAAAGCAAACTGGGGAGCTACACAGAACACAGATTAAATCATTGACTTATTGGATGGAGCTAAACGGAGCTGTTGACAGTCATGCTGAATAAACATAGAGGACACACTTACTTTCTTCTTGGAGATGGCTAAGTTTTCAACTGGCTGAGGGTCCTCAAATAGCTGTAGCTCTTCAATAATGTGTATCTGGGAGCCAATCATTACAGCCTTGTGCAGCCATCCTCTACCTAAGGATTCAGAAGCAAACATGCCAGGAACTGTTTGACATGGAAACTCCGTACATGTGACATTGCTAACCCCAACCAGGGaatgagaacagaagtgaagcTATCTCAGCAGCACAGGATGGTCATCTAAGTTTACAATTTGTCCTGTCCCAAAAAATGTACAACCCTATAGCTGAACGCTGGATGGTTCCTGACCCTTGCAAATGCTCCTGTTTAACACCATGCGGCACTTTCCCAGATTGAAGGTCGCAATCACCTGGCCTCATCTTACAAGCAAACTCACTATCAACAGTGGGACCAAGGCATTCCAAGAGAAATCATAAATTTTCCCTCTGTTATTAATCATGTTCTTTCTATAAATCCACACAGAAACAAAATGCAAAGTTCACTCCAGTACCACATGACTCCAATTGCACGTAGTTTGCTGTCCATTTGCTTCAGTGAGCTTTTTCTTTGTCATTTTATGCACAGTGCTGGGCCACCAATCACTGCTCATTGCAGTTTGGAAACGGCAATTAGGATCTACTCTCTCTGCAGTAACCTTCTCCTTAAACAATTTAAGTCTACATCCACAAAGCTACAGGTAGAGACATGTGACTTTCTTTTCCACAGCAACTCTCTTAAACCATTATCTTGAATTACCAATCCATCACTGCCATTTCCCCAGCCTTTCAAACCTTCATGGTCTTCCACTGGGCTGACCAGTTAAACATGAGATTGGATAACATAGCTCTTCTTTCAGTCAGAATTAAGTGGATATTTTCTTTTGGACCCCAGACACTACGCACAAGGAACTTGGTAACAGTTCCACTCAACTTACAGAAACAATTGTGACACTTTATTGAACCTAGATTGCAACACTAAAGACCTACTCTCTGACAAACTACTGTAAATCTTCAAAACCAAAAACAGGACTGACCTGTTCCAATGAAGAGGACTATGTACTGATTCCCATTCACAGCCAATGCCCAGTCCACCACAATCTGTGTGTAGTTAATGTTTTTCTGGATGAGTAGAGGTTGATGTCCGACAGGTTGAACGAGATCGTCCATCAGTGGATGCTTCTTTGCGAAGTTAAGGGTGTTGTCAGGCAACTCGAGTGAAGTGTTATAACCAAGCTCCCTATGGTTGTTTGTGATGCACTGGAAACCAGGACAAGATCATGAGAAAATGTTAGCAGCTTACATTCAAATTCTCACATGCAAGATTTGGAGATTACCCCTTAGTGTTACAAGCATAACTTAGGTATTTGTTCTGCTGACAGATTTACTGGCATAACAATTCACATTTACTGCTGCACTTGATACTACAACCCAAGATCCAGTAACTCCATCTCAATCAAGATGATTGTTACTACAACATTGACACAAGGCAAGTTCCTGGGATATTTTGTACATTGTCGTAACAACAACAAAAAAGGTCTCAAGTCAAGCTGACAGTGCATTTGGCACTCTTTATCCAGGATCTGCCAATCAGATTACCGCTGGTTCCAATGATCCAACTCAACAGTGGAGTCAAAAGTTGGTTTTTTAAGTGTCACTGTGGTCTTTCCTGCAACAGATCACTACAATAAACAGATACCCTATTTTATCAAATACTGCTCGGATAGAACCAAGATCCAAAATATACAAATTTAAATCACATCTAGAGAGTAATCCTGACAACAACAGCTTGAATGCACACTAAACTCAATACTGATCAAGTCTCTGTCCCAACTACTTGCAAATTGCAATTAGATACACTGACCAATCCCAGACATTGGATActgggttaaaatcaactaggagaaagtgaggactacagatgctggagatcagaactagtTTGTAGAGGGCGGagaagagcttcttcaaggaagaacattcccgaagaagggcttatgcccgaaacgtcaattctcgggttcctttgatgctgcctgacctgctgcaacacatttttaagatctGCTACTGGGTTTCCTGGGATGCTGCAAACTTGAACCACACTGCTAAATGAACAATTGAGTTTAGCTTCTTAGCACATGCAAAATAATCACTTTGTTTGGGGAAAATTTATTGCTGGGCACTTCTGACATTAAATCAGCATCAAGTAATTCAACTGTCACACACAAGACACAAAGaatcaaagatgtacagcatggaaactgacccttcagtccaactcgtccatgctgatatCCTATACAAATCTAGACTCTTGTCAACAATTGGTCTCCACCCTTCCATCATATTCCCATCGAGATGCCTCTCAGATGTcgttattgtaccagcctactccaagtcctctggcagctcgttccatacactctCCACCCTTTACATGAACaaattgcccattaggtctcatttctttccctctcacccaaaaGCCAGACCCAGTATTTCTGCACtgccccaacccaaggaaaagaccttgcatatttaccctatccgtgcgcCTCATGATttctaaacctctgtaaggtcgcccctc contains:
- the sema4c gene encoding semaphorin-4C translates to MEDMASHGCYLLILSIMIGTLLQSTQSISWNTVPRKTVRHSALKGVKHFSKPNIYNYSTLRLDEDEQILYVGAREAVFALLVHDVTKEVKEAIVWDAPVEKKMECVQKGKNNQTDCFNYIRFLQNFNSTHLYICGTYAFQPRCTYIEVQNFTLNQMAMEDGKGKCPYDPAKSHTGLIVDGELYSATLNNFLGTEPVILRNLGPHYSMKTEYLASWLNEPNFVGSAYVQESADSAMGDDDKIYFFFSERAVEYDCYKEQVVARVARVCKGDMGGARTLQKKWTTFLKARLLCSVPELQLHFNKIQTTYTLNDVTWQKTVFFGIFQAQWADVDMSAVCQYRIEDIQRAFDGPFKEYRDQAQKWGRYSDKVPSPRPGACITNNHRELGYNTSLELPDNTLNFAKKHPLMDDLVQPVGHQPLLIQKNINYTQIVVDWALAVNGNQYIVLFIGTGRGWLHKAVMIGSQIHIIEELQLFEDPQPVENLAISKKKKLLFAGSRSQVVQVPFADCEKYRSCVDCILARDPYCAWTKWGCMSVDESPGFLEMVQDVGFADVTLCRHPPGVVKIKNLTVVAGTTILLPCQLISNLAVPKWKFEEQDLADVSYDNYEVQSTSLLISDIQIQQGGIYLCFSFEKHEPYLVGKYLLNVVPNPAMTLESKAAVSNFGLVWLSVFVLGVVCLCLLGAVIYLNRKLRERLEKPEVTKEVECVHAYPTERILPKEIPKGTKFIPSQTSNSDEKLWESPSYYYSDGSLKIVPGHALCQNGSSPSHNGTANGIPGQPLPTAVQSPTRLNLANIRGANTNGYIRLHLGEDGVDPFSEELRKKLKQRQMLPDANPEESSV